In Brachypodium distachyon strain Bd21 chromosome 2, Brachypodium_distachyon_v3.0, whole genome shotgun sequence, one genomic interval encodes:
- the LOC100845290 gene encoding kinesin-like protein KIN-7A translates to MSASRTPGTPASKIERTQLPTLTPGGSSRSKEEKIFVTVRVRPLSKKELAVKDQVAWDCADSHTILYKAPPQDRAAPTSYTFDKVFGPTCQTDLVYADGAKDVAMSALTGINATIFAYGQTSSGKTFTMRGVTESAVSDIYGHIENTPEREFIIKISAMEIYNEIVKDLLRPESSPLRLLDDPEKGTIVEKLEEEIVKDRQHLRHLISICEEQRHVGETALNDTSSRSHQIIKLTVESKLREVTGCVKSFVASLNFVDLAGSERAAQTNAIGARLKEGCHINRSLLTLTTVIRKLSSEKRSGHIPYRDSKLTRILQLSLGGNARTAIICTMSPALTHVEQSRNTLFFATCAKEVTNTAKVNMVVSDKQLVKHLQTEVARLEAELKTPDRSSSFEILIMEKDRKIRHMEKEIEDLKKERDNAWSQLEELRKKTGDNQQGWNPFDSPQKARKCLTFYGSLQPSNEIKITSSVRQSSTAPFMLKHEIRKLEQLQQQLEVEANRAIEVLHKEVECHKHGNQDVAETIAKLQAEIRDMQSVRSESKDVEMITDEGNGPDLKNEITRLHKQDNDIANLEAKLENVQKSIDRLVMSLPNVSTQCNETTPKSNRSKKKMRMLLPLGVSNVNRPNLIRAPCSPSMPSESDVENRAPDSDTVSHEGSEKATPIKSEDTGDISSRDETPRNRRSSSVNMRKMQKMFQNAAEENVRSIRAYVTELKERVAKLQYQKQLLVCQVLELESNEGKPNDMEDQEENAGCLQDSPDSWNGLFKAQMQHIIQLWDLCHVSIIHRSQFYLLFRGDIADQIYIEVEVRRLTWLQQHFAEVGDASPAPGDDLAVSIASCMKALRNEREFLARRMRSRLTEEEREALFMKWQVPIEAKQRKLQLVNKLWTNPNDQAHIEESADTVARLVGFCEGGNISKEMFELNFASPASRKPFLMGWQPISNMIKEKAQLW, encoded by the exons ATGAGTGCATCGAGAACGCCAGGCACCCCTGCATCAAAGATTGAACGCACACAGCTGCCAACccttaccccaggtggcagcTCCAGGTCTAAGGAGGAGAAGATATTTGTTACAGTTAGGGTGCGACCATtgagcaagaaggagctggcCGTGAAGGACCAAGTAGCATGGGACTGCGCTGATAGCCACACAATCTTATACAAGGCCCCCCCACAGGACCGGGCTGCGCCAACATCATATACTTTTG ATAAGGTGTTTGGGCCGACTTGCCAGACAGATTTGGTATACGCAGATGGAGCTAAGGATGTTGCTATGTCTGCATTGACAGGCATTAATG CCACAATTTTTGCCTATGGTCAGACTAGCAGTGGCAAAACATTTACCATGAGAGGCGTGACAGAGAGTGCCGTCAGTGATATTTACGGACACATAGAAAAT ACTCCTGAGAGGGAATTTATTATCAAGATATCTGCTATGGAAATCTATAATGAGATCGTGAAGGATCTTCTACGACCTGAATCGAGCCCCCTTCGCTTGTTAGATGATCCTGAG AAAGGAACCATTGTGGAGAAGTTGGAAGAAGAAATCGTCAAAGACAGACAACATCTAAGACATCTAATCAGCATTTGTGAAG AGCAAAGACATGTTGGGGAAACTGCACTAAATGACACTAGTTCTCGTTCCCACCAAATCATTAAACTG ACAGTTGAGAGTAAGCTCCGTGAAGTGACAGGATGTGTCAAATCTTTTGTTGCTAGTCTG AATTTTGTTGACCTAGCTGGAAGTGAACGGGCTGCACAAACAAATGCAATTGGTGCCAGATTAAAAGAAGGATGCCACATAAACCGCAGCTTGTTGACTTTGACTACTGTCATACGGAAGTTAAG CTCAGAGAAAAGAAGTGGGCACATACCTTATCGGGATTCAAAGCTCACACGTATTTTGCAACTTTCTTTGGGTGGAAATGCACGGACAGCCATTATCTGTACTATGAGCCCTGCCCTAACACATGTAGAACAATCGAGAAATACTTTATTCTTTGCAACATGTGCCAAGGAGGTCACAAATACTGCAAAAGTTAATATG GTTGTATCTGATAAGCAACTTGTGAAGCACCTTCAGACTGAAGTTGCTAGGCTAGAAGCAGAACTGAAGACCCCTGACCGTTCCTCCTCTTTTGAGATCCTCATAATGGAAAAGGATAGGAAGATTAGACAT atggaaaaagaaattgaGGACCTCAAGAAAGAACGGGATAATGCATGGTCACAACTTGAAGAACTACGAAAGAAGACGGGTGATAACCAGCAA GGCTGGAATCCCTTTGACTCACCACAGAAGGCCCGGAAGTGCCTCACATTTTATGGATCCCTGCAGCCAAGTAACGAGATTAAGATAACGAGTTCAGTTAGGCAATCATCCACTGCTCCATTTATGCTAAAGCATGAAATTCGCAAGCTTGAACAGCTGCAACAACAGCTTGAAGTTGAAGCGAACCGAGCTATTGAAGTACTGCACAAGGAGGTCGAATGCCACAAACATGGCAACCAAGATGTAGCAGAAACTATTGCTAAACTTCAGGCAGAAATCAGGGATATGCAATCTGTTAGATCTGAGAGCAAAGATGTTGAAATGATTACTGATGAAGGAAATGGGCCTGATTTGAAAAATGAGATTACTAGGCTTCATAAGCAAGACAATGATATTGCTAACCTTGAGGCCAAGCTGGAGAATGTACAGAAGTCTATTGATAGATTGGTGATGTCACTTCCAAATGTTAGCACACAGTGTAATGAGACTACTCCAAAGTCCAACAGgtcaaagaagaagatgaggatgcTTCTTCCACTGGGCGTGAGCAATGTGAACAGACCAAATCTAATAAGAGCACCTTGCTCTCCTAGTATGCCTTCAGAGTCAGATGTTGAGAACAGGGCTCCAGACAGTGACACCGTGTCCCATGAGGGTTCAGAAAAAGCTACTCCCATCAAAAGTGAAGACACTGGAGACATATCATCACGTGATGAAACGCCACGAAATAGGCGATCTAGCTCAGTAAACATGAGGAAGATGCAGAAAATGTTCCAAAATGCTGCTGAAGAAAATGTACGAAGCATCAGGGCTTATGTCACTGAGTTGAAGGAGAGGGTGGCAAAACTTCAATACCAGAAGCAGTTGCTTGTCTGCCAG GTCTTGGAGTTGGAATCCAATGAAGGCAAACCAAATGATATGGAAGATCAAGAGGAAAATGCCGGATGTCTACAGGATAGTCCTGATTCATGGAACGGATTATTTAAGGCACAAATGCAGCACATTATCCAATTGTGGGATCTCTGTCATGTATCCATCATACACAGGAGTCAGTTCTACCTATTATTCAGGGGTGATATAGCTGACCAGATATACATCGAGGTTGAAGTTCGAAGATTGACATGGCTGCAACAGCATTTTGCTGAGGTGGGTGACGCAAGCCCTGCTCCTGGCGATGACCTTGCAGTTTCCATAGCTTCATG CATGAAGGCATTGAGAAATGAGCGAGAATTTCTTGCAAGAAGAATGAGGTCGAGGCTCACAGAAGAAGAACGGGAGGCCCTCTTCATGAAATGGCAGGTACCCATCGAGGCGAAGCAGCGGAAGCTGCAGCTTGTCAACAAGTTGTGGACAAACCCCAACGATCAAGCGCACATCGAGGAGAGTGCTGATACAGTGGCCCGGTTGGTCGGTTTCTGCGAGGGTGGTAATATCAGCAAGGAGATGTTTGAGCTCAACTTTGCAAGTCCTGCAAGCAGGAAGCCATTTCTGATGGGTTGGCAGCCAATATCAAACATGATTAAGGAGAAAGCTCAACTATGGTAA
- the LOC100830717 gene encoding two-component response regulator ORR42 — translation MDSKTQGSSLKVLVIEDSELQSMILLAMLRRCNCETARAENGKEAVDLYLEGKTFDIILCDKQMPIMNGPEAIVKIRSMGATEVKIVGLSADSDATEEFISDGADMFVAKPMKLEVSRI, via the exons ATGGATTCCAAAACCCAAGGATCATCCCTTAAGGTACTGGTAATTGAGGATTCTGAACTTCAGAGCATGATTCTCCTGGCAATGTTGCGTCGATGCAACTGTGAGACAGCTCGGGCAGAGAATGGGAAAGAAGCTGTGGATCTGTACCTTGAAGGCAAGACATTTGATATTATTTTGTGCGACAAGCAGATGCCCATAATGAATGGCCCAGAG GCAATAGTGAAAATCCGTTCTATGGGAGCCACTGAGGTGAAGATTGTTGGTTTGTCTGCTGATTCTGATGCCACCGAGGAGTTCATAAGTGATGGTGCAGATATGTTTGTGGCCAAACCAATGAAGCTCGAGGTCTCAAGGATATAG